In one Flavobacteriales bacterium genomic region, the following are encoded:
- a CDS encoding type II toxin-antitoxin system VapC family toxin — MIDTNIVLYLLNGDTHLADMLTDKELTLSNISRMELLSFPDITKGELAKVEVFLEAWPVVEINSLIEEQAIAIRRKHRLKLPDSIIAATAMHLDIPLVTGDTSMLKLLDELDVIHYQFRRI; from the coding sequence TTGATCGACACCAACATCGTCCTGTACCTGCTGAACGGCGACACCCACCTCGCCGACATGTTGACGGACAAAGAGCTCACGCTTTCCAACATATCCCGGATGGAGCTCTTGAGCTTCCCGGACATCACCAAAGGTGAACTGGCGAAAGTCGAGGTGTTCCTGGAAGCGTGGCCGGTCGTGGAGATCAACTCATTGATCGAGGAGCAGGCGATCGCCATACGGCGGAAGCACCGGTTGAAATTGCCGGACAGCATCATTGCGGCCACGGCCATGCACCTGGACATACCGCTCGTCACCGGTGACACGTCGATGCTCAAACTGCTCGATGAACTGGATGTGATCCATTACCAGTTCCGGCGCATTTGA
- a CDS encoding SHOCT domain-containing protein: MKGSILFMLIAGVIILLLVFTEAVGGFGAFGLILLLAMVGGVWYNIDKQKERKELTDQLTGELARLEGFSSTKKLIGPWGLIAIDNDSKQIAFKEGHGSVKKYSYSDIIGCEVIEDGETTYRKSGALGRAVVGGIIAGGAGAIIGGVTAKGQENKEVKTVDFKLLLRDTNNPSFRIRFFDAWEETARTKKSVKHSDSVYGTNLRKAIDDLNTWKETIEVIIDQEDRKAGHMSVSQQASLSDELLKLDDLRSKGILTQAEFEQQKAKLLG; the protein is encoded by the coding sequence ATGAAAGGCAGCATTCTCTTCATGCTCATCGCGGGCGTGATAATTCTCCTCTTGGTGTTTACAGAAGCTGTAGGTGGCTTCGGTGCCTTTGGTCTTATACTTCTGTTGGCCATGGTTGGAGGCGTTTGGTACAACATCGACAAGCAGAAAGAGCGCAAGGAACTGACCGACCAACTGACCGGGGAACTGGCGAGGCTTGAAGGCTTCTCGAGTACGAAGAAGCTCATCGGTCCTTGGGGATTGATCGCCATAGACAATGACAGTAAGCAGATTGCGTTCAAGGAAGGCCATGGAAGCGTTAAGAAGTACAGCTACTCGGATATCATTGGATGCGAGGTAATCGAGGATGGTGAAACAACCTATCGCAAATCTGGAGCCCTTGGCCGGGCAGTGGTTGGCGGGATCATTGCTGGGGGCGCTGGCGCAATCATCGGCGGAGTAACAGCTAAGGGTCAGGAGAACAAAGAAGTAAAGACCGTGGACTTCAAATTGCTCTTGCGAGACACAAACAATCCGAGCTTCCGCATCCGCTTCTTCGACGCATGGGAAGAAACGGCTCGCACCAAGAAGAGTGTGAAGCACAGCGATTCGGTGTACGGCACCAATCTGCGAAAGGCAATCGACGACTTAAACACATGGAAAGAGACCATTGAGGTCATCATTGATCAAGAAGACCGCAAAGCCGGACACATGAGTGTTTCCCAACAGGCGTCGCTTTCTGATGAGCTACTGAAGCTCGACGACCTCAGATCAAAAGGTATCCTTACCCAAGCGGAGTTTGAGCAACAGAAGGCTAAGCTTCTTGGCTAG
- a CDS encoding acetyl-CoA C-acyltransferase, whose protein sequence is MNAYIIAGFRSAVGKAPRGKFRFTRPDDLAAHVVNHLVSSVPGLDRTRIDDVIVGNATPEAEQGLNIGRMISLMGLNTDKVPGMTVNRYCSSGSETIAIAAAKIHSGQADMIVAGGVECMSPIPFGGWRIVPNAKVGKAQPTYYWGMGLTAEAVARDFKVSREDQDAFSLRSHEKALAAISSGKFTDEIVPYTVERVYLDAKEKRQVEKYVVDTDEGPRASTPEALAKLKPVFDAKGSVTAGNASQTSDGAAFVLVVSERMLKQLNVKPIARLLSYHVAGVEPRIMGIGPVAAVPKALEKAGLKLGDIGLFELNEAFASQSLAVVRELGIDPELVNVNGGAIALGHPLGCTGAKLSVQLFNEMRRRKQKYGVVTMCVGTGQGAASVFELLN, encoded by the coding sequence ATGAACGCATACATCATCGCCGGTTTCCGAAGCGCAGTAGGAAAGGCACCTCGCGGCAAATTCCGTTTCACCCGTCCGGACGACCTGGCCGCGCACGTGGTGAACCACCTGGTGAGCTCGGTACCCGGGCTGGACCGCACGCGCATCGACGACGTGATCGTGGGCAACGCCACGCCCGAGGCCGAGCAGGGCCTGAACATCGGCCGCATGATCAGCCTGATGGGCCTGAACACCGACAAGGTGCCAGGCATGACGGTGAACCGCTACTGCAGCAGCGGCAGCGAGACCATCGCCATCGCGGCGGCCAAGATCCACAGCGGGCAGGCCGACATGATCGTGGCGGGCGGCGTGGAGTGCATGAGCCCGATCCCCTTCGGCGGCTGGCGCATCGTGCCGAACGCCAAGGTGGGCAAGGCGCAGCCCACGTACTACTGGGGCATGGGCCTCACCGCCGAGGCCGTGGCGCGCGACTTCAAGGTGAGCCGTGAGGACCAGGACGCCTTCAGCCTGCGCAGCCACGAGAAGGCCCTGGCCGCGATCAGCTCCGGCAAGTTCACCGACGAGATCGTGCCCTACACCGTGGAGCGCGTGTACCTGGACGCGAAGGAGAAGCGCCAGGTGGAGAAGTATGTGGTGGACACCGATGAAGGTCCGCGCGCGAGCACCCCGGAGGCACTGGCGAAGCTGAAGCCCGTGTTCGACGCGAAGGGCAGCGTGACGGCCGGCAACGCCAGCCAGACGAGCGATGGCGCGGCCTTCGTGCTGGTGGTGAGCGAGCGCATGCTGAAGCAATTGAATGTGAAGCCGATCGCGCGCCTCCTCTCCTACCACGTGGCCGGCGTGGAGCCGCGCATCATGGGCATCGGTCCGGTGGCGGCGGTGCCGAAGGCGCTGGAAAAGGCCGGGCTGAAGCTGGGCGACATCGGGCTGTTCGAGCTGAACGAGGCCTTCGCGAGCCAATCGCTGGCGGTGGTGCGCGAGCTGGGCATAGACCCGGAGCTGGTGAACGTGAACGGTGGCGCCATCGCGCTGGGGCATCCGCTGGGGTGCACGGGCGCGAAGCTGAGCGTGCAGTTGTTCAACGAGATGCGGCGGCGGAAGCAGAAGTACGGGGTAGTGACGATGTGTGTGGGGACGGGGCAGGGAGCGGCGAGCGTGTTTGAGCTGTTGAATTGA
- a CDS encoding 3-hydroxyacyl-CoA dehydrogenase NAD-binding domain-containing protein has translation MTKRNIRKIAVLGSGVMGSRIACHFANIGAEVLLLDIAPKEGNDKNKIVNDALAAAIKSSPAPLYDARFAKRISTGNFDDDLPKIKDCDWIIEVVIERLDIKQQVLANVEKYRTPGTLITTNTSGIPIHAIAQGRSDDFRRHFCGTHFFNPPRYLPLLELIPGPDTDPAVIDFLEDYGQRILGKVTVRCQDTPAFIANRIGVFGIMGLFHLVKEMGLTVEEVDRLTGPVLGRPKSATFRTADVVGLDTLVKVAQGVKDNCPNDEQNALFAIPGYLQQMVEKNMLGSKTGKGFFFKDRSSPKGEILALDLNTLQYRPQVKPKFATLDAAKKEDDLRKRTALLYNGTDKAGEFYRKSFHGLFAYVSHRIPEITDALYKIDDAMRAGFGWEIGPFETWDAVGVKTALDAMNAAGVKVSPWINEMVAAGHTSFYKTEGGKRMYYDAASKSYKAIPRAEGMIVLSDLPESSVVWKNSAATVRHLGDGILSVSWTSKMNTIGAEVIQGLNKAIDLAEQGYKGLVVYNDGANFSAGANVGMIFMMAVEQEYDDLEMAVRTFQNTMMRMRYSSIPVVAAPHQLCLGGGTELCLHADKVVAHAETYMGLVEFGVGVIPGGGGTKEFALRLADELKEGDIRINAMRERFLTIGQAKVATSGHEAFALGYLRKGHDEVIVSRAHQLAYAKQCALDLWNKGYTKPAPRTDIKVLGQEGLGIVYVGANSMLSGNYISQHDALISEKLGYVLCGGDLSEATEVSEQYLLDLERKAFVELCMQRKTLERLQSIITSGKVLRN, from the coding sequence ATGACCAAACGAAACATCCGCAAGATCGCCGTACTCGGTAGCGGCGTCATGGGCAGCCGCATCGCCTGCCACTTCGCCAATATCGGCGCCGAGGTGCTGCTGCTGGACATCGCTCCGAAAGAGGGCAATGACAAGAACAAGATCGTCAACGACGCGCTCGCCGCCGCGATCAAGAGCAGTCCTGCGCCGCTGTACGATGCCCGCTTCGCCAAGCGCATCAGCACCGGCAACTTCGACGATGACCTGCCGAAGATCAAGGACTGCGACTGGATCATCGAGGTGGTGATCGAACGGCTCGACATCAAGCAGCAGGTGCTGGCCAACGTGGAGAAGTACCGCACGCCCGGCACCCTCATCACCACCAACACCAGCGGCATCCCCATACACGCCATCGCGCAGGGCCGCAGCGACGACTTCCGCCGGCACTTCTGCGGCACGCACTTCTTCAACCCGCCGCGCTACCTGCCGCTGCTGGAACTGATCCCCGGTCCGGACACCGACCCCGCGGTGATCGACTTCCTGGAGGACTACGGCCAGCGCATCCTCGGCAAGGTCACCGTGCGCTGCCAGGACACGCCCGCCTTCATCGCCAACCGCATCGGCGTGTTCGGCATCATGGGCCTCTTCCACTTGGTGAAGGAGATGGGCCTCACCGTGGAGGAGGTGGACCGCCTCACCGGTCCCGTGCTGGGCCGCCCCAAGAGCGCCACCTTCCGCACCGCCGACGTGGTGGGCTTGGACACGCTGGTGAAAGTAGCCCAGGGCGTGAAGGACAACTGCCCCAACGACGAGCAGAACGCGCTCTTCGCCATCCCCGGCTACCTGCAGCAGATGGTGGAGAAGAACATGCTCGGCAGCAAGACCGGCAAGGGTTTCTTCTTCAAGGACCGCAGCTCACCCAAAGGCGAGATCCTCGCGCTCGACCTCAATACGCTGCAATACCGTCCGCAGGTGAAGCCCAAGTTCGCCACGCTGGACGCCGCCAAGAAGGAGGACGACCTGCGCAAGCGCACGGCCCTGCTCTACAACGGCACCGACAAGGCCGGCGAGTTCTACCGCAAGAGCTTCCACGGGCTCTTCGCCTACGTAAGCCACCGGATCCCCGAGATCACCGATGCGCTGTACAAGATCGACGATGCCATGCGCGCGGGCTTCGGCTGGGAGATCGGTCCGTTCGAGACCTGGGATGCCGTGGGTGTGAAGACCGCGCTAGACGCGATGAACGCGGCAGGCGTGAAGGTGTCGCCGTGGATCAACGAGATGGTGGCAGCCGGTCACACGTCCTTCTACAAGACAGAAGGCGGCAAACGCATGTACTACGATGCCGCGAGCAAGAGCTACAAGGCCATCCCGCGTGCCGAGGGCATGATCGTGCTGAGCGACCTGCCGGAAAGCAGCGTGGTGTGGAAGAACAGCGCCGCCACCGTGCGTCACCTCGGTGATGGCATCCTCAGCGTAAGCTGGACGAGCAAGATGAACACCATCGGCGCGGAGGTGATCCAGGGCCTCAACAAGGCCATCGACCTCGCCGAGCAGGGTTACAAGGGCCTGGTGGTCTATAACGACGGCGCCAACTTCAGCGCGGGCGCCAACGTGGGCATGATCTTCATGATGGCCGTGGAGCAGGAGTACGACGACCTGGAGATGGCCGTGCGCACCTTCCAGAACACCATGATGCGCATGCGCTACAGCAGCATCCCCGTGGTGGCGGCACCGCACCAGCTGTGCCTGGGCGGCGGCACCGAGCTCTGCCTGCACGCGGACAAGGTGGTGGCGCACGCCGAGACCTACATGGGCCTGGTGGAATTCGGCGTGGGCGTGATCCCCGGCGGTGGCGGCACCAAGGAGTTCGCCCTGCGCCTGGCCGACGAGCTGAAGGAGGGCGACATCCGCATCAACGCCATGCGCGAGCGCTTCCTCACCATCGGCCAGGCCAAGGTGGCCACCAGCGGGCACGAGGCCTTCGCGCTCGGCTACCTGCGCAAGGGCCACGACGAGGTGATCGTGAGCCGCGCCCACCAGCTGGCCTACGCCAAACAATGTGCGCTGGACCTTTGGAACAAGGGCTACACCAAGCCCGCGCCGCGCACCGACATCAAGGTGCTCGGCCAGGAAGGCCTCGGCATCGTGTACGTGGGCGCCAACAGCATGCTCAGCGGCAACTACATCAGCCAGCACGATGCGCTGATCAGCGAGAAGCTCGGCTACGTGCTGTGCGGCGGCGACCTGAGCGAGGCGACGGAGGTGAGCGAGCAATATCTGCTGGATCTGGAGCGCAAGGCGTTCGTTGAGTTGTGCATGCAACGCAAGACGCTCGAACGCCTTCAATCCATCATCACTTCGGGTAAAGTGCTCAGGAACTGA
- a CDS encoding MarR family transcriptional regulator produces MRPEETIDFPIRRVWSRISRLYNTEAAKYGGSMAIGQILLNIEPEGTPSTKLGPKMGMEARSLVRTLQTMEDEGLIKRIADTADKRVVRIHLTAKGKQMRDVSRNTVIKFNEAVQRRFTPAQLSNFRQVMSELDRILEQEQLF; encoded by the coding sequence ATGCGCCCCGAAGAGACCATCGACTTCCCCATCCGCCGCGTGTGGAGCCGCATCTCGCGCCTGTACAACACCGAGGCGGCGAAGTACGGGGGCAGCATGGCCATTGGCCAGATACTGCTGAACATCGAGCCCGAGGGGACGCCCAGCACCAAGCTCGGCCCCAAGATGGGCATGGAGGCCCGCAGCCTCGTGCGCACCCTGCAGACCATGGAGGACGAGGGCCTCATCAAGCGCATCGCCGACACCGCCGACAAGCGCGTGGTGCGCATCCACCTCACGGCGAAGGGCAAGCAGATGCGCGACGTGAGCCGCAACACCGTGATCAAGTTCAACGAGGCGGTGCAGCGCCGCTTCACGCCCGCACAACTGAGCAACTTCCGGCAGGTGATGAGCGAGCTGGACCGGATACTCGAACAGGAACAACTCTTCTGA
- a CDS encoding DUF6272 family protein, producing MSSPPPTPSSLHAGHWSIAASAELLRLPESSVVFHHSGALDHEVLQALLQRAEESSLANADGVVTRKRLLTVIVEALENLRVHAQGEPETVYALLVGSPEGYRLQLGNAVPIATAELLLHRIEVLNDMTEADLKEHFLRLLSHDGRTERGGAGLGLLTLARKGARPLKAVAVNRDSTSRYFLLEVAVLRH from the coding sequence TTGAGCTCCCCTCCCCCGACTCCATCCTCGCTGCATGCGGGCCACTGGTCCATCGCAGCCTCTGCGGAGCTCCTTCGCCTGCCGGAGTCCTCGGTGGTTTTTCACCACAGCGGGGCGCTCGACCACGAGGTGCTGCAGGCCTTGCTGCAGCGGGCCGAGGAGTCCAGCCTGGCCAATGCCGACGGCGTGGTGACACGCAAGCGCTTGCTCACGGTGATCGTGGAGGCGCTGGAGAACCTGCGGGTGCATGCACAGGGGGAGCCCGAGACGGTCTATGCCCTGCTGGTGGGAAGCCCTGAGGGCTACCGCTTGCAGCTGGGGAATGCTGTGCCGATCGCCACTGCGGAGCTCCTGCTGCACCGGATCGAAGTGCTCAACGATATGACCGAGGCCGATCTGAAGGAGCATTTCCTGCGCTTGCTCAGCCACGATGGCCGCACCGAGCGCGGTGGCGCCGGACTCGGCCTGCTCACCCTCGCCCGGAAAGGAGCGCGGCCCTTGAAGGCCGTTGCCGTGAATCGCGACTCCACTTCCCGCTACTTCCTGCTCGAGGTGGCCGTACTACGCCACTGA
- a CDS encoding NAD(P)-dependent oxidoreductase has product MAVPYRKIGIIREGKQPVDRRVPLTPAQCREVSIRYPQVDLVVQRSAVRAYTDAEYADQGVRLVDDLSDRDLIIGVKEVPVDLLLPGKSYLFFSHTIKEQPHNRKLMRAVVEQGITLIDHELLTDLHGDRVLAFGYWAGVVGAYNAFRAWQMAHGGPALKPAHACHDLEELERHLHAFPLPKDLRIVMTGGGRVGKGAMGVLERAGVERVKPQAFLEQDFSKPVYTVLGTQDLYERQDGVPFDKAAFHRDPAGHRARFAPYAHRAQLYLACHYWDPRGPKILSGEDLRDPRLTLSVVADVSCDIGGPIDSTLRSTTIESPFLGYDPATGGEVAPGSPGSITVMAVDNLPCELPRDASEAFGLDLIERVLPNLVERDEEGMIDRATIVRAGRLTDRFAHLAEYAGTAGTSVA; this is encoded by the coding sequence ATGGCAGTCCCCTACCGCAAGATCGGCATCATCCGCGAAGGCAAGCAGCCGGTGGACCGCCGCGTTCCGCTCACCCCCGCCCAGTGCCGAGAGGTGAGCATCCGCTACCCACAGGTGGACCTGGTCGTGCAGCGCAGCGCAGTGCGCGCCTACACCGACGCCGAATACGCCGATCAAGGCGTCCGCCTCGTGGACGATCTGTCAGACCGTGACCTGATCATCGGCGTGAAGGAGGTCCCTGTGGACCTGCTCCTTCCCGGCAAGAGCTACCTCTTCTTCAGCCACACCATCAAAGAGCAGCCCCACAACCGCAAGCTCATGCGGGCGGTGGTGGAGCAGGGCATCACCCTCATCGACCACGAGCTGCTCACCGACCTCCATGGCGACCGTGTGCTGGCGTTCGGCTATTGGGCAGGCGTGGTGGGCGCATACAACGCCTTCCGCGCTTGGCAAATGGCTCATGGCGGACCGGCCTTGAAGCCCGCGCACGCCTGCCACGATCTGGAGGAGCTCGAGCGCCACCTGCATGCCTTCCCGCTGCCCAAGGACCTGCGGATCGTGATGACCGGCGGCGGGCGCGTGGGCAAGGGCGCCATGGGCGTGCTTGAGCGCGCAGGCGTGGAGCGCGTGAAGCCGCAAGCATTCCTGGAGCAGGATTTCAGCAAGCCCGTCTACACGGTGCTGGGAACCCAGGACCTCTATGAGCGACAGGATGGCGTCCCCTTCGACAAGGCCGCCTTCCACCGCGACCCTGCAGGCCATCGGGCGCGGTTCGCCCCCTATGCGCATCGAGCTCAGCTCTACCTGGCCTGCCATTACTGGGACCCGCGCGGCCCCAAGATCCTCAGCGGCGAGGACCTCCGCGACCCGCGCCTGACCCTGAGTGTGGTGGCCGACGTGAGCTGCGACATCGGCGGCCCTATCGACAGCACCCTCCGGTCCACCACCATCGAATCCCCCTTCCTTGGTTACGACCCGGCAACGGGCGGCGAAGTGGCCCCGGGCAGCCCCGGCAGCATCACGGTAATGGCCGTCGATAACCTGCCCTGCGAACTGCCGCGCGATGCTTCAGAGGCATTCGGCCTGGACCTCATCGAGCGGGTCCTGCCGAACCTTGTGGAGCGGGATGAGGAGGGAATGATCGATCGGGCCACGATTGTCCGCGCAGGCCGGTTGACGGACCGCTTCGCCCATTTGGCGGAATACGCCGGTACGGCAGGCACCTCAGTGGCGTAG
- a CDS encoding MATE family efflux transporter — MSLPRTVTRRDIDRLAVPAIISGIAEPVISLVDTAFVGRLGTADLAAVGIASSFFLLVVWVLAQTRSAVLAVVARYYGEGRVQAVAGLVPIAAWMNFLLGFLFFALTNALAEPIFRLYNAEGEVLEKAVEYYRIRSYGHPIVLATFAITGAFRGIQNLSWGMWISIIGAIVNGLLNPILIFGYGPVEGMGIAGSAWASLAAQAVMFGSAAWILETRTPFSMVPRGLRHPELKGLWLLSGNLFARTLALNLCYYLGNRYATGYGEAYIGAHSIAMQIWLFSAFFIDGYAAAGSVLVGRLNGERNWRDLHRVSWQVVRMSVTIGAGLAVLYLIGYNRIGALFTQDQRVLELLDGVFWMVVLTQPINAVAFAFDGIYKGLGNGRILRNVLLIATLVAFVPVIWAGDALDWRLHAVWMAFLAWMTVRGALLSAHFEKHHRAPAVR, encoded by the coding sequence TTGAGCCTACCCCGAACCGTCACCCGCAGGGACATCGACCGCTTGGCGGTGCCGGCCATCATCAGCGGCATCGCGGAGCCTGTGATATCGCTGGTGGACACCGCCTTCGTGGGCCGCTTGGGCACCGCCGACCTCGCCGCCGTGGGCATCGCCAGTAGCTTCTTCCTGCTGGTGGTTTGGGTACTGGCGCAGACGCGCAGCGCCGTGCTGGCCGTGGTGGCCCGTTACTACGGTGAGGGCCGGGTGCAGGCGGTTGCCGGGCTCGTGCCCATCGCCGCCTGGATGAACTTCCTGCTCGGCTTCCTCTTCTTCGCCCTCACGAACGCGCTCGCAGAGCCCATCTTCAGGCTCTACAATGCGGAGGGCGAGGTGCTGGAAAAGGCCGTTGAGTACTACCGCATCCGCAGCTATGGCCACCCAATCGTCCTGGCCACCTTCGCCATCACCGGCGCCTTCCGCGGTATCCAGAACCTGAGCTGGGGCATGTGGATCAGCATCATCGGCGCCATCGTCAATGGCCTGCTGAACCCCATCCTGATCTTCGGCTATGGGCCTGTGGAGGGCATGGGCATCGCGGGCAGCGCATGGGCCAGCCTGGCGGCTCAGGCGGTCATGTTCGGCAGCGCCGCATGGATCCTGGAGACCCGCACGCCCTTCAGCATGGTTCCGCGCGGGCTGCGGCATCCCGAGCTGAAGGGCCTGTGGCTGCTGAGCGGGAACCTCTTCGCGCGGACGCTGGCCCTGAACCTCTGCTACTACCTGGGCAACCGGTATGCCACCGGGTATGGCGAGGCATACATCGGCGCGCACAGCATCGCCATGCAGATATGGCTCTTCAGCGCCTTCTTCATCGATGGCTACGCCGCGGCCGGCAGCGTGCTGGTGGGGCGGCTGAACGGGGAGCGCAACTGGCGCGACCTCCACCGGGTGAGCTGGCAGGTGGTGCGCATGAGCGTGACCATCGGCGCGGGGTTGGCGGTGCTCTACCTCATCGGGTACAACCGCATCGGTGCGCTCTTCACGCAGGACCAGCGCGTGCTTGAGCTCCTGGACGGCGTCTTCTGGATGGTGGTGCTCACCCAGCCCATCAATGCCGTCGCCTTCGCCTTCGATGGCATCTACAAGGGGCTGGGCAACGGCAGGATCCTGCGCAACGTGCTGCTCATCGCCACCCTCGTCGCCTTCGTGCCGGTGATCTGGGCGGGCGATGCGCTCGATTGGCGGCTGCACGCCGTCTGGATGGCCTTCCTCGCCTGGATGACGGTCCGCGGCGCACTGCTGAGCGCCCACTTCGAGAAGCACCATCGCGCGCCTGCCGTGCGCTGA
- a CDS encoding isocitrate dehydrogenase (NADP(+)) — translation MSKIKVTKPVVELDGDEMTRIIWKWIKDQLVLPYVDVPIEYYDLGIEYRDKTDDKVTVDAAKAILKHNVGIKCATITPDEARVQEFGLKQMWKSPNGTIRNILNGTVFREPIVISNIPRLVPGWTQPIVIGRHAFGDQYRATDAVIKGKGKLTMTFTPDDGGSPQSWEVYQFDGNGVALSMYNTDESIEGFAHSCFNLALAKKWPLYLSTKNTILKKYDGRFKDIFEEIYQKHFKTDFEKAGIVYEHRLIDDMVASAMKWSGGFVWACKNYDGDVQSDTVAQGFGSLGLMTSVLITPDGKTMEAEAAHGTVTRHYRMHQQGKPTSTNPIASIFAWTRGLAFRGKLDGNQALIDFCTKLENVCIRTVESGKMTKDLAVCIHGEKVGPEHYLTTEKFMEALREGIERA, via the coding sequence ATGTCGAAGATCAAGGTGACCAAGCCCGTTGTGGAGCTCGATGGCGATGAGATGACCCGCATCATCTGGAAGTGGATCAAGGACCAGCTGGTCCTCCCCTACGTTGATGTGCCCATCGAATACTACGACCTCGGCATCGAGTACCGCGACAAGACCGACGACAAGGTGACCGTGGATGCCGCGAAGGCCATCCTCAAGCACAACGTGGGCATCAAGTGCGCCACCATCACACCCGACGAGGCGCGCGTGCAGGAATTCGGCCTGAAGCAGATGTGGAAGAGCCCCAACGGCACCATCCGCAACATCCTCAACGGAACGGTGTTCCGCGAGCCCATCGTGATCAGCAACATCCCGCGCCTGGTGCCGGGGTGGACGCAGCCCATCGTGATCGGCCGCCACGCCTTCGGCGACCAGTACCGCGCCACCGATGCGGTGATCAAAGGCAAGGGGAAGCTCACCATGACCTTCACGCCTGATGACGGCGGCAGCCCGCAGAGCTGGGAGGTGTACCAGTTCGATGGCAACGGCGTGGCGCTGAGCATGTACAACACCGACGAGAGCATCGAGGGCTTCGCGCACAGCTGCTTCAACCTCGCCCTGGCGAAGAAGTGGCCGCTCTACCTGAGCACCAAGAACACCATCCTGAAGAAGTACGACGGCCGCTTCAAGGACATCTTCGAGGAGATCTACCAGAAGCACTTCAAGACCGACTTCGAGAAGGCCGGCATCGTGTACGAGCACCGCTTGATCGACGACATGGTGGCCAGCGCCATGAAATGGAGCGGCGGCTTCGTGTGGGCCTGCAAGAACTACGACGGCGATGTGCAGAGCGATACCGTGGCGCAGGGCTTCGGCTCATTGGGCCTGATGACCAGCGTGCTGATCACCCCGGATGGCAAGACCATGGAAGCGGAGGCCGCGCACGGCACCGTGACGCGCCACTACCGCATGCACCAGCAGGGCAAGCCCACCAGCACCAACCCCATCGCGAGCATCTTCGCGTGGACGCGCGGCCTGGCCTTCCGCGGCAAGCTCGATGGCAACCAGGCCCTCATCGACTTCTGCACGAAACTCGAGAACGTGTGCATCCGCACCGTGGAGAGCGGCAAGATGACCAAGGACCTCGCGGTGTGCATCCACGGTGAGAAGGTGGGGCCCGAGCACTACCTCACTACCGAGAAGTTCATGGAGGCCCTGCGCGAGGGCATCGAGCGGGCGTAA